One window of Paenibacillus sp. FSL K6-3182 genomic DNA carries:
- a CDS encoding TniQ family protein produces the protein MGNIIFTVRPNPRTGESLWSYLLRLANQNGVPFLSMLNSIKQLDRKYVQRADLNLLDISYGSVLNMEQLTNLTGQSMERLQNATLAPLLRTFGVNQEIQRARFVSGMILDTYRYCPQCLKEMLYYRLLWKLAPVTACTLHDVYLVNGCPSCKKQFHFRVVELLGVCPHCGFSLLRSQAQPIDDFAREQQHWINEALLVLFEPGHHHVKSDETAMRLLYLHCGRQQYFDRQLIEAPVLSVLPTLLQHARDSLSQRRTLHLSFLLKTLYEHHHSMNEFLELTVPDSFVESVRQSLVRKADQLSCLAPWCNGFQQPETLVKTGTTMKKRKSGEILLYYLACTECGCEYAIGEDGELQERTYFIEAYQALRKEPTPLTGIKLLARSIGFTEDKTRRCLAYFCTRINSSEWNIARIELDTALLEQVLHKVRKGTILKVIQHWDCWESYQQFLIYRFHQDIMRALVDLKRPRPSKRSGGIVKCEKVRETLEGLLERDEDITIDAVCDLLGVCPETIRNRRYNELIAEAKQLQRGQRIQSMKDEIYKKMETYLLSNPTDAVTSRAVYGMLGIQRTVLWRTAPELTAYIHEQIVRHNRSVKDVVE, from the coding sequence ATGGGAAATATCATCTTCACAGTTCGCCCGAACCCACGAACTGGAGAGTCATTGTGGAGTTATTTACTTCGCCTAGCCAACCAAAATGGTGTTCCATTTCTGTCGATGCTAAATAGTATTAAGCAATTGGATAGAAAGTATGTCCAACGGGCTGACCTCAACCTCCTCGATATCTCATATGGAAGTGTCCTAAATATGGAACAGCTTACGAATTTGACAGGACAGTCAATGGAGAGATTACAGAATGCTACTCTAGCTCCACTATTGAGGACGTTTGGAGTGAATCAAGAGATTCAGCGGGCACGTTTTGTATCCGGGATGATATTAGATACTTATCGGTACTGCCCTCAATGCTTGAAAGAGATGCTGTACTATAGACTCTTATGGAAGCTGGCTCCTGTCACAGCTTGCACTCTACATGACGTTTACCTAGTCAACGGATGTCCTAGTTGTAAGAAGCAGTTCCATTTTCGGGTTGTTGAACTCCTTGGCGTGTGTCCGCACTGTGGTTTTTCCCTTTTAAGGAGTCAAGCGCAACCGATTGATGACTTTGCTAGAGAGCAACAACATTGGATAAATGAGGCGCTACTTGTTTTGTTTGAGCCAGGCCACCACCACGTTAAATCAGATGAAACAGCTATGCGTCTTTTGTATCTGCATTGCGGAAGGCAGCAGTATTTTGATCGGCAACTCATAGAGGCACCGGTGCTATCGGTTTTACCTACACTACTCCAGCATGCAAGAGACAGTCTGTCTCAAAGGCGAACCCTTCACCTTTCATTTCTGTTAAAAACCCTGTATGAACATCACCACTCGATGAATGAATTCTTAGAACTCACTGTTCCGGACAGTTTTGTGGAGTCAGTAAGACAAAGCTTGGTTCGTAAGGCAGATCAATTGTCTTGTCTAGCACCATGGTGTAATGGATTTCAGCAGCCGGAAACGCTCGTGAAAACGGGAACGACTATGAAAAAACGTAAATCCGGTGAGATATTACTGTATTATTTGGCCTGTACCGAATGTGGGTGTGAATACGCAATCGGCGAGGATGGAGAGCTCCAAGAGCGAACTTACTTTATTGAAGCGTATCAGGCGCTACGAAAGGAACCTACACCTCTGACAGGGATAAAACTGTTAGCAAGAAGTATTGGATTCACAGAGGATAAAACCCGCCGATGTTTAGCTTATTTCTGCACCCGGATAAACTCTTCTGAGTGGAATATTGCTCGTATTGAGCTTGACACTGCCTTGCTCGAGCAAGTTCTTCACAAGGTTCGTAAAGGAACGATACTGAAGGTCATTCAACATTGGGATTGCTGGGAGAGTTATCAGCAATTTCTCATTTATCGATTTCATCAGGATATTATGCGTGCGCTTGTTGATTTGAAGAGGCCCCGACCGTCAAAACGATCAGGTGGCATTGTAAAGTGTGAAAAAGTTCGTGAAACGCTGGAGGGCTTATTGGAAAGGGATGAGGATATTACGATTGATGCAGTGTGTGACCTCTTAGGAGTGTGTCCTGAAACGATTCGAAATCGGAGATACAATGAATTGATTGCTGAGGCAAAACAGCTTCAAAGAGGGCAAAGGATCCAATCAATGAAAGATGAGATATATAAAAAAATGGAAACCTACTTGTTATCCAATCCTACCGATGCAGTCACATCTCGTGCGGTATATGGTATGCTTGGAATACAACGCACCGTACTCTGGCGAACTGCCCCTGAGCTTACGGCATATATCCATGAACAAATTGTCCGGCACAACCGGAGTGTTAAAGATGTAGTTGAGTGA
- a CDS encoding YopX family protein, which yields MRDIRLKVVDEFDKKLYSVSAIDFRNNKISVHFRGNLENVFDFGDIHIIQSTELLDNNKNEVYESDLLSNGVKTFCICYDKSKALYYGVELESNEQIPLEQLLNKKFVVVGNFYIDTARRGE from the coding sequence ATGAGGGACATTCGGCTTAAGGTAGTTGATGAGTTCGATAAGAAGCTTTACTCTGTTTCTGCAATTGATTTTAGAAACAACAAAATATCCGTTCATTTTAGAGGAAATTTGGAAAATGTTTTTGATTTCGGAGACATTCATATAATTCAATCGACAGAACTACTTGATAACAATAAAAACGAGGTATACGAGTCAGATTTATTATCTAATGGGGTAAAAACTTTTTGCATCTGTTACGACAAAAGCAAAGCTCTCTACTACGGCGTAGAACTCGAGAGTAATGAACAAATTCCGTTGGAACAGTTATTAAACAAAAAATTTGTTGTTGTAGGTAATTTTTATATCGATACGGCTAGGCGAGGTGAATGA
- a CDS encoding TrlF family AAA-like ATPase, translating to MNYEKGSLWKKWDLHVHTPYSIIHHFVGATEDEVWENYIRDLENLPSEIKVLGINDYIFIDGYRKVKQYKDNGRLANIDLLLPVVELRLDKFGGAKNKLSRVNFHVIFSDQIDADIIEQCFLNALTSKYELSPLAKENQVTWNSIVNRMTLTQLGQMIKSSIPEEQRGQYKSDLEEGFNNLNLDKKQILKILDQHHFVGKYLTAVGKTEWADIKWMDGSIAEKKNIINSVDLVFVSSYSAEDYFKAVVSLSEAGVNNKLLDCSDAHYSPSSSEKDKLGKCYTWLKADTTFEGLKQVLNEWDERVYVGELPPKLVSVNNKKGKFISSIAVSKKNEGTGWFDNVSVQLNHDLVAVIGNKGNGKSALADIIGLAGGTKNAGEFSFLTKVRFRQGSLAKNFEAVLTWENGVVESISLDENPKEHALEKVKYLPQRYLETLCNNEDDKFENELKKVIFSHVDEKDRHQKTSLNDLIQYKSETIKESIRILSDQLLIINEQLMNLENKATPNYISNVLELLKNKEQELEAHLKQKPEEVLPPDAANANLNGELLGLSALVDDYKKLLISLNETIESKKNEHIDVKNKIATAQRLDERVKNFEMQYSSFLANCDIEINTLGLQIENIITLNVDVSSLRNVQADLLTQDIKLANDLSDNSPNSLIKQREALEFQIKGTQSRLDEPTQKYHIYKRSLFDWETKRVEISNEIIRLQQNALYLQSDLKKEITKHKELRVAKTKEIFADILKISEIYSSLYKPVQEFIDKHSLSDSDYELKFEVSIDGSTALDGILGKINQGVRGRFYGTEEGRKLLTSLLEETDFNEVDSTISFVDKLLTTMASDNSIPDSSNIEMQLRKNATVLDFYQYLFSLEYLKPYYSLKLGDKEISMLSPGEKGALLLIFYLLVDNDEIPLIIDQPEENLDNQSVFKMLVPCIKEAKKRRQIIMVTHNPNLAVVCDAEQIIHAQMDKTNNNYMSYKSGAIENIEINKYIIDILEGTKPAFSNRQSKYSLF from the coding sequence ATGAATTACGAGAAAGGATCACTATGGAAAAAATGGGATTTGCACGTGCATACCCCATATTCAATAATACATCACTTTGTTGGAGCAACCGAAGACGAAGTTTGGGAAAATTACATAAGAGATTTAGAAAATCTGCCATCTGAGATTAAAGTACTTGGTATTAACGATTACATCTTTATTGATGGATATCGTAAGGTCAAGCAATACAAGGACAACGGTCGTCTGGCTAACATTGACTTATTGTTACCAGTTGTAGAACTCAGACTTGACAAATTTGGTGGAGCAAAGAACAAGTTGAGTCGAGTCAATTTTCATGTCATCTTTTCTGATCAAATTGATGCGGATATAATTGAGCAATGTTTTCTCAATGCTCTTACTAGCAAATACGAACTTTCCCCTCTTGCAAAGGAAAACCAAGTCACATGGAATTCTATTGTTAATAGAATGACGCTTACACAATTAGGGCAGATGATCAAATCATCCATTCCTGAGGAACAAAGAGGACAGTACAAAAGTGATCTGGAAGAAGGGTTTAATAATCTAAATCTTGATAAGAAACAAATACTTAAAATACTTGATCAACATCACTTTGTTGGAAAATACTTAACAGCTGTTGGTAAAACAGAGTGGGCAGATATTAAATGGATGGATGGATCCATTGCGGAAAAGAAAAACATAATCAATAGTGTAGATTTAGTCTTTGTATCATCGTATTCTGCTGAAGATTATTTTAAGGCTGTTGTTTCTCTTAGTGAGGCTGGTGTCAATAATAAATTACTTGATTGTAGCGATGCACATTACAGCCCCTCATCATCAGAGAAAGATAAGCTTGGTAAATGCTATACTTGGCTTAAAGCAGATACTACCTTTGAAGGGCTAAAGCAGGTTTTAAACGAATGGGATGAAAGAGTCTATGTAGGTGAACTGCCCCCCAAACTTGTATCAGTAAATAATAAAAAGGGGAAGTTTATTTCATCAATCGCTGTAAGCAAGAAGAATGAAGGCACCGGTTGGTTTGATAATGTGTCTGTGCAATTAAATCACGATTTAGTTGCAGTTATCGGTAATAAAGGAAATGGTAAAAGCGCTCTGGCAGACATCATAGGCCTGGCTGGGGGGACTAAAAATGCGGGAGAGTTTTCTTTTCTTACAAAAGTCCGATTTAGACAAGGGAGTTTAGCTAAAAATTTCGAAGCTGTGCTTACATGGGAAAACGGTGTTGTTGAAAGTATTTCGCTAGACGAAAACCCCAAAGAACATGCACTTGAAAAAGTCAAATATCTTCCCCAGCGTTATTTAGAAACATTGTGCAATAATGAAGATGATAAGTTTGAAAACGAGCTGAAAAAGGTAATCTTTTCACACGTAGATGAAAAAGATAGACATCAGAAGACGTCTTTGAACGACTTAATTCAATATAAAAGTGAGACAATTAAAGAGTCTATTCGGATTCTATCCGATCAACTCCTGATTATTAACGAGCAGTTAATGAATCTGGAAAATAAGGCAACTCCAAATTACATCTCGAATGTCCTTGAGCTACTTAAAAACAAAGAACAAGAACTTGAAGCTCATTTAAAACAAAAGCCTGAAGAGGTTTTACCCCCTGATGCTGCAAATGCTAATTTAAACGGAGAGTTACTCGGACTCTCTGCTCTTGTTGATGATTATAAGAAATTACTTATTAGTTTGAATGAAACGATTGAAAGTAAAAAGAATGAGCACATCGATGTAAAAAATAAGATCGCTACGGCTCAGCGACTTGATGAAAGAGTTAAAAATTTCGAGATGCAGTACTCTAGTTTTCTTGCAAATTGTGATATTGAAATTAATACACTTGGATTGCAAATTGAAAATATTATAACACTCAATGTTGATGTTTCCTCATTAAGAAACGTTCAAGCTGATTTACTTACGCAAGACATAAAACTTGCGAATGATCTTAGCGATAATAGCCCTAATAGTTTGATTAAACAGCGTGAAGCACTTGAGTTCCAAATCAAAGGCACGCAAAGCAGATTGGATGAGCCAACACAAAAATACCATATATACAAGAGATCACTTTTCGATTGGGAAACTAAAAGAGTTGAAATTTCAAATGAAATCATAAGATTACAGCAAAACGCATTATACCTACAGTCGGATCTGAAAAAAGAAATCACCAAGCATAAGGAACTTAGAGTGGCAAAGACAAAGGAAATTTTCGCTGACATATTGAAGATATCCGAAATTTATTCAAGCTTGTATAAACCAGTACAAGAATTTATCGATAAGCATTCATTAAGTGATTCTGATTATGAATTAAAATTTGAAGTATCTATTGATGGTAGCACGGCGCTTGATGGAATTTTAGGAAAGATCAATCAAGGTGTTAGAGGAAGATTCTACGGAACAGAAGAAGGTAGAAAACTACTTACTTCCTTGCTTGAAGAAACGGATTTTAACGAGGTGGATTCAACTATTAGTTTTGTAGACAAGTTATTAACAACTATGGCTAGTGACAATTCAATTCCTGATTCGTCCAATATCGAAATGCAACTTAGAAAGAATGCTACTGTTCTGGATTTTTATCAATATCTGTTCTCACTCGAATACTTAAAGCCTTACTATAGCCTAAAGCTAGGAGACAAAGAAATATCTATGTTATCACCAGGTGAAAAAGGAGCATTACTATTGATCTTTTATTTACTGGTAGATAACGATGAAATACCTTTAATAATTGATCAACCTGAGGAAAATCTGGATAATCAATCAGTCTTTAAAATGCTTGTTCCCTGCATAAAAGAAGCAAAGAAAAGAAGACAAATTATTATGGTTACGCACAATCCTAATCTTGCTGTTGTTTGCGATGCAGAACAGATTATCCATGCGCAAATGGATAAAACAAATAACAATTACATGAGTTATAAATCTGGTGCTATCGAGAATATTGAAATAAATAAATATATTATAGATATTCTTGAAGGCACAAAACCAGCCTTTTCAAACAGACAATCAAAATACTCGTTATTTTGA
- a CDS encoding competence protein CoiA family protein: MLRSRSIHGHDLYSYSCDEESARQLSKSNELLCPSCNNPVHYKRGEKVSAHFAHKRMECVVNTYEPETEAHIKGKQLLFSWLKLEFPDAHIELEVYIPETQQIADILVDHLNDDLACQKWVFEFQHSPLSDASWSERHQLYRQAGIHDIWIMDADIYLKYSKVVEHARIFREPLEVAYNNAGFCYYLDINSLLLTIDCNFMSSSYRYPGKPRAKPWNYKYHSPMVHSTPLENAEFIMLRDFPFAALSFPEIEDKVNERVDWKLQKFRYEEYMKLKKMINDRLKLIEEYSRDNRDGSYSRLLMGVLAKNRSAVEEDILSLNPAVVVDKYESIVLKVNACLLEYKSIREQSDLQSKVIAEISPVYSEYPQLDPDYVDAHSMELYDIAFLNDIEGSFTEFLVDRYSDKLMIAWTVIANYDFELSKLTGYNPKYVAKQLSNVKYFLKPRGEVTKEELASRFVQCKSVEEANELMLRIKTEVIEELENPSWLRELEDDD, encoded by the coding sequence ATGCTGCGTTCTCGGAGTATTCATGGTCATGATCTTTATTCCTACAGTTGTGATGAAGAATCTGCTAGACAACTTTCTAAATCAAACGAATTGTTGTGCCCTAGCTGTAATAATCCGGTTCATTATAAAAGAGGAGAGAAGGTATCCGCTCACTTCGCTCATAAAAGGATGGAATGCGTTGTTAATACGTATGAGCCCGAAACAGAAGCACACATAAAAGGGAAACAACTACTGTTTAGTTGGCTGAAGCTGGAATTTCCGGATGCACACATTGAGTTAGAGGTCTACATCCCTGAAACTCAACAAATTGCAGATATATTGGTCGATCATCTTAATGATGATCTTGCCTGCCAAAAGTGGGTATTTGAATTCCAACATAGCCCTTTATCAGACGCGAGTTGGAGTGAACGACACCAGCTATATCGGCAGGCAGGTATTCATGATATTTGGATTATGGATGCGGATATTTACTTAAAATACTCTAAGGTCGTTGAACATGCGCGTATATTCCGGGAGCCATTAGAAGTCGCCTATAATAATGCTGGTTTTTGCTACTACCTGGACATTAACAGTTTATTGCTCACCATCGATTGTAACTTTATGAGTTCTAGCTATCGGTATCCAGGTAAACCACGCGCAAAACCATGGAACTACAAGTATCATAGCCCTATGGTACATTCAACACCTTTAGAAAACGCTGAATTTATTATGCTAAGAGACTTCCCTTTTGCTGCGCTGAGCTTTCCTGAGATCGAGGACAAAGTTAATGAACGTGTCGACTGGAAACTTCAGAAATTCAGGTATGAGGAGTATATGAAACTAAAGAAAATGATTAACGATCGACTGAAGTTGATCGAAGAATATTCAAGGGATAATCGAGACGGTAGTTATTCACGCTTGCTGATGGGAGTGTTGGCTAAGAACCGATCAGCGGTGGAGGAGGATATCCTTTCATTGAATCCCGCAGTAGTCGTTGATAAATATGAGTCGATTGTCTTAAAAGTAAACGCGTGCCTTTTAGAGTATAAATCGATCCGGGAGCAATCGGATTTACAATCGAAAGTCATCGCTGAAATATCTCCAGTATACAGTGAATACCCTCAACTAGATCCTGATTATGTCGATGCTCATTCAATGGAGTTATACGACATTGCCTTCTTAAATGATATCGAGGGTAGCTTCACAGAGTTCTTGGTAGATCGTTATAGTGATAAGCTAATGATTGCATGGACTGTGATTGCCAATTACGACTTTGAGTTGTCAAAGCTTACAGGATACAATCCAAAGTATGTAGCGAAGCAACTAAGTAATGTGAAGTACTTTTTGAAACCGCGTGGCGAAGTGACAAAAGAGGAACTTGCATCACGATTTGTACAATGTAAATCCGTAGAAGAGGCTAACGAGTTGATGCTTCGAATAAAAACTGAAGTGATTGAAGAGTTAGAGAATCCCTCATGGTTAAGGGAGTTGGAAGACGATGATTAG
- a CDS encoding DUF5677 domain-containing protein translates to MIGDYDQPYPLLESLSQTILFADKLLEEAANKGGYTDTEVITFSLFRQLIEQVDGIFIGVDHNNYDLARTSLRNAFETNLAIEYIYKDPALLNDRALAYKVGSKYQNIAWFDMAIQEKILEPEVQEAELISKKSALETELNLPALSRISTEWIRTKAGLRRDGTPKWYSLYNGPSSIYALAKHLDMESEYKRIYGSLSATIHGTTALDRVALESGTGKVLIWPLRDEEREKAETPIYLGRAFLLNMIGILVRNYEPTKAIEFGPFLEEHIEPTRA, encoded by the coding sequence ATGATTGGAGATTATGATCAACCATATCCATTACTTGAATCACTAAGTCAAACAATACTATTCGCGGACAAACTTCTAGAAGAAGCTGCTAATAAAGGTGGGTATACCGATACTGAAGTTATCACATTTTCGCTTTTCAGGCAGTTAATTGAACAAGTAGATGGGATTTTTATCGGAGTAGATCATAATAATTATGATCTTGCTAGAACGTCTCTACGTAATGCGTTTGAAACTAATTTAGCTATTGAATATATCTATAAAGATCCGGCGCTTTTAAATGATCGTGCTTTAGCTTATAAAGTAGGATCAAAATACCAAAATATCGCTTGGTTTGATATGGCCATTCAGGAGAAGATTCTAGAACCTGAAGTCCAAGAGGCCGAACTAATTAGTAAGAAATCTGCGTTAGAGACCGAACTTAATTTACCGGCTTTATCAAGGATTTCAACTGAATGGATTCGAACAAAAGCAGGATTAAGAAGAGATGGTACACCTAAATGGTATTCACTGTATAATGGGCCATCATCAATTTACGCTCTGGCAAAACACTTAGACATGGAAAGTGAATATAAAAGGATTTATGGCTCGCTCTCTGCTACAATTCATGGTACAACAGCACTTGATAGAGTAGCATTAGAGTCAGGAACGGGGAAAGTCCTTATTTGGCCATTAAGGGATGAGGAGAGAGAGAAGGCTGAAACACCAATATATCTTGGACGGGCATTCCTTCTAAATATGATCGGAATCTTAGTTCGTAATTACGAACCGACAAAAGCCATCGAGTTTGGACCGTTCTTAGAAGAACATATTGAACCCACGAGAGCTTGA
- a CDS encoding ISL3 family transposase, which translates to MLDLLNLPGIKPVDMYKESKALIIVAVADVAETFICPDCKIPMHKHGTRKNKFSDTPLYMEPVRLEVQRPRFRCESCGKMAMSKLSFLDDKRRATKRLVDVIRQQCFSATFRALADETGVAVNTVKNIAHDLIQELEQTVRYETPVIMGIDEVNLAGGYRCIITNLTTNNVFEMLEERTQDHLKTFFNDLPDREKVEWVCTDLWRPFKRSFAAFLPNAKLIIDKFHVVKMALEALEEERRKYQVQLSKDNLINVKRSIQWLILKRHENLTPAEHKALAIVREQIPELAIAYDLKESFFTIYDEPEKQLAQNAFEAWKNRLPHEGMEPFKKLVKMVHNHYDEIFAYWDAPFTITNAFTEGLSGLIKMSNRLGRGNSYEIIRAKTLYSVEARKVGSGFRSGREKVEYGPHIPTLLKQAESSELD; encoded by the coding sequence ATGCTTGATTTATTGAATTTGCCGGGCATTAAACCAGTAGATATGTATAAAGAAAGCAAGGCACTCATCATTGTTGCAGTGGCGGATGTTGCGGAGACGTTCATATGCCCAGATTGCAAGATCCCAATGCACAAGCATGGGACACGCAAGAATAAGTTTTCTGATACGCCGCTGTATATGGAGCCTGTTCGTCTTGAAGTGCAAAGGCCGCGTTTTCGCTGTGAAAGCTGCGGAAAAATGGCGATGTCTAAGCTGAGCTTCTTGGACGATAAGCGCCGCGCAACAAAACGCTTAGTTGATGTCATCCGACAGCAATGCTTTAGCGCCACATTCCGCGCCTTGGCAGACGAAACAGGCGTTGCCGTTAATACGGTTAAAAATATTGCCCATGACTTGATTCAAGAGCTTGAGCAAACCGTTCGCTATGAAACACCAGTCATCATGGGAATTGATGAAGTGAATCTAGCTGGTGGTTATCGTTGCATTATTACTAATCTAACAACCAATAACGTGTTTGAAATGCTGGAGGAACGCACACAAGACCATCTGAAGACATTCTTTAATGATCTGCCAGACCGTGAAAAAGTTGAGTGGGTTTGTACCGACTTGTGGCGGCCTTTCAAACGCTCCTTTGCAGCGTTTTTGCCTAATGCCAAGTTGATTATTGATAAGTTTCATGTTGTCAAAATGGCATTGGAAGCACTGGAAGAAGAGCGGAGGAAATATCAAGTACAACTCAGCAAGGATAATCTAATTAATGTAAAAAGGTCCATTCAATGGCTGATACTTAAACGACATGAGAATCTGACACCTGCCGAGCACAAAGCCCTTGCTATTGTTCGTGAACAAATTCCAGAGTTAGCCATTGCTTATGACCTTAAGGAAAGCTTCTTTACAATCTATGACGAACCAGAAAAGCAGCTGGCTCAGAACGCTTTTGAAGCATGGAAAAATAGGTTGCCGCATGAAGGAATGGAACCATTCAAAAAGTTGGTCAAAATGGTTCACAATCACTATGACGAAATTTTTGCATATTGGGATGCCCCATTCACAATTACCAATGCTTTCACGGAAGGTTTGAGTGGTTTGATCAAAATGTCTAATCGTTTAGGGCGTGGGAACAGCTATGAGATTATTCGCGCAAAGACGTTGTATTCGGTGGAGGCACGCAAGGTTGGTAGTGGTTTTCGCTCAGGTCGTGAGAAGGTTGAGTATGGGCCACATATTCCAACGCTACTGAAACAAGCTGAGAGTAGTGAGCTGGATTAG